A genome region from Streptomyces pratensis includes the following:
- a CDS encoding SPFH domain-containing protein → MRSIENVRGEWDELGERYARVVPAPGAGEAPAQMPPATETGLAGLPGPGAEPEPLREPAEATVGDASAAVDEPSRAGAPLAVREPAAVDAPVAVGAPLAVGVPPAPEDESIPADLGPAMDAVAGVGRAAPVDVLAAADLGPGPDLDLDLARGPELPEPAPEQVTDPPRVPDAAMRADTESVTWAAAKAATRADVEEVTRADSGAVTRADAESVTWAGFEPVTRADAEAITRPDVESVTWAGFESVTRTDAEAVTRADVEAVTRTNVEAVTWAGFESVTRTNVEAVTRADVEAATRADVEAATRADVEAATRADVEAATRADTEAVTWAGVEEATRAAAEPVATRAECGREPGAGPDLRKSPPGGALRAAEEKRAAVTLTVGAADPVAWWGTGRRQPVISTESTAPIPVHLLFRDDGHGDRPPGTGGTAAGTGVAQRSGVRRPPLPRSPQRQAPTRPAPLADPRLTERPGPVLPGWAALSTAAAVTAAGLAVLWWQGAVPATVTGRLGLGPRPYDGIGTGAWALLGLLAAVVLFALRGLGRGRAGHASVLTLFGGYRGSVRRTGLLWISPLLRRRRIDVRLRHWRSEPLHAVDASGTALRVVVLVVWRVKDTARAMLGVADHERYLRDQVEAALARVLSQLPADAFHEDTHTLRDAEAVGDALTRMVKADCVPVGIEVYSAQPTGIEYAPEVAAAMQRCRVAAIDAKHRDGVLTSVVDAVDDTVGRLTARGIVELDAYEHKALVRDLTVAFYTGRSAGEGA, encoded by the coding sequence ATGCGATCCATCGAGAACGTACGGGGCGAATGGGACGAGCTGGGGGAGAGGTACGCCAGGGTCGTGCCCGCGCCCGGCGCCGGGGAGGCGCCGGCGCAGATGCCGCCCGCGACGGAGACGGGCCTGGCAGGACTGCCGGGGCCCGGTGCGGAGCCGGAGCCGCTGCGGGAGCCCGCCGAGGCCACGGTGGGCGATGCGTCCGCCGCTGTGGACGAGCCCTCGCGTGCGGGCGCGCCGCTGGCGGTGCGTGAGCCTGCGGCGGTGGACGCGCCCGTGGCGGTGGGTGCGCCGCTCGCGGTGGGTGTGCCTCCGGCGCCGGAGGACGAGTCCATCCCGGCGGATCTGGGGCCGGCCATGGACGCCGTGGCCGGGGTCGGACGAGCTGCCCCGGTCGACGTCCTTGCGGCGGCGGACCTGGGTCCGGGCCCGGATCTGGATCTGGATCTGGCGCGCGGGCCGGAACTGCCGGAACCGGCCCCGGAGCAGGTGACGGATCCGCCCCGGGTCCCGGACGCGGCCATGCGCGCGGACACCGAGTCGGTCACCTGGGCGGCTGCCAAGGCGGCCACCCGCGCGGATGTCGAAGAGGTCACCCGTGCGGACTCCGGGGCGGTCACCCGGGCGGACGCCGAGTCGGTCACCTGGGCGGGCTTCGAGCCGGTCACCCGGGCGGACGCCGAGGCGATCACCCGCCCGGACGTCGAGTCGGTCACCTGGGCGGGCTTCGAGTCGGTCACCCGGACGGACGCCGAGGCGGTCACCCGCGCGGACGTCGAGGCGGTCACCCGGACGAACGTCGAGGCGGTCACCTGGGCGGGCTTCGAGTCGGTCACCCGGACGAACGTCGAGGCGGTCACCCGCGCGGACGTCGAGGCGGCCACTCGCGCGGACGTCGAGGCGGCCACTCGCGCGGACGTCGAGGCGGCCACTCGCGCGGACGTCGAGGCGGCCACCCGCGCGGACACCGAGGCGGTCACCTGGGCGGGCGTCGAAGAGGCCACCCGCGCGGCGGCCGAGCCGGTGGCCACCCGGGCGGAGTGCGGGAGGGAACCGGGGGCCGGGCCGGATCTCCGGAAGTCCCCGCCCGGCGGGGCCCTGCGGGCCGCCGAGGAGAAGCGCGCCGCGGTGACGCTCACCGTCGGCGCCGCGGACCCGGTGGCCTGGTGGGGCACCGGGCGCCGACAGCCCGTCATCTCCACCGAATCCACCGCGCCCATCCCCGTGCACCTGCTCTTCCGTGACGACGGCCACGGCGACAGGCCCCCCGGCACGGGCGGCACCGCGGCGGGCACCGGGGTCGCGCAGAGGTCCGGCGTCCGCCGTCCACCCCTGCCGCGCTCCCCCCAGCGGCAGGCACCCACCCGGCCCGCTCCCCTCGCCGACCCCAGGCTCACCGAGCGGCCAGGCCCCGTACTGCCCGGATGGGCCGCGCTGTCCACCGCCGCGGCGGTGACGGCGGCCGGACTCGCCGTGCTGTGGTGGCAGGGCGCCGTGCCCGCCACCGTGACCGGGCGGCTCGGCCTCGGTCCGCGCCCGTACGACGGCATCGGCACCGGGGCCTGGGCCCTGCTCGGACTGCTGGCGGCCGTGGTGCTGTTCGCGCTCCGCGGTCTCGGACGGGGCCGGGCCGGACACGCCTCGGTGCTGACGCTCTTCGGCGGCTATCGCGGCAGCGTCCGGCGAACCGGCCTCCTGTGGATCTCCCCGCTCCTGCGCCGCCGCCGGATCGACGTACGTCTGCGGCACTGGCGCAGTGAGCCGCTGCACGCCGTGGACGCGAGCGGCACCGCGCTGCGTGTCGTGGTCCTCGTCGTCTGGCGGGTCAAGGACACCGCGCGGGCCATGCTCGGTGTCGCGGACCACGAGCGGTACCTGCGTGACCAGGTCGAGGCGGCGCTGGCCCGGGTGCTCTCGCAACTGCCCGCCGACGCCTTCCACGAGGACACCCACACCCTGCGCGACGCCGAGGCGGTGGGCGACGCCCTGACCCGCATGGTCAAGGCGGACTGCGTACCGGTGGGCATCGAGGTGTACTCCGCGCAGCCGACCGGCATCGAGTACGCCCCCGAGGTCGCCGCGGCGATGCAGCGGTGCCGGGTGGCGGCCATCGACGCGAAGCACCGGGACGGGGTGCTGACCTCCGTCGTCGACGCCGTGGACGACACCGTCGGCCGGCTGACCGCGCGCGGCATCGTCGAGCTCGACGCCTACGAACACAAGGCCCTGGTCAGGGATCTGACGGTGGCTTTCTACACCGGCCGGAGCGCCGGTGAGGGGGCCTGA
- a CDS encoding peptidoglycan-binding protein, with translation MTVPVFEEYEPDADCGCPGCAQRRRTAGLPVRHGGHPAAHGARRALVLVTAAGVVLSCGAGQAAATAAGRDARAGEVADPQPVHPQGPVGPLNSGGASGPPSAPDPASPTTTRADIITRAQNWVTAKVPYDMTAYWSDGYRQDCSGFVSMAWDLGTNEWTGSLAGFGTKIDRADLEPGDILLFHNLADPAVGSHVTVFGGWTDHTHTHYLAYEQTRPSARKATTPMAYWSNSSKYVAYRHKGIVSGAATAFPGAAKFGPGTDNAHVTRLGQLLVAQGGKRFYSTGAGPRWSDADRRATQAFQLAQGWKGKDADGIPGPATWSLLVKGTGHRIPAAASGDPQGGAVAYPGRSFFRPGQAGGHVERLGAQLVKKGYGAHYATGPGPRWTEADRRNVEAFQRAQGWSGSAADGYPGPETWRRLFA, from the coding sequence ATGACTGTGCCGGTCTTCGAGGAGTACGAACCCGACGCCGACTGTGGCTGTCCGGGCTGCGCCCAGCGCCGTCGTACGGCCGGGCTGCCCGTGCGCCACGGCGGGCACCCCGCCGCGCACGGGGCGCGGCGGGCGCTGGTGCTGGTCACCGCCGCGGGGGTGGTCCTGTCCTGCGGGGCGGGCCAGGCCGCCGCCACCGCTGCCGGACGGGATGCCCGGGCGGGCGAGGTGGCCGACCCGCAGCCGGTGCACCCGCAGGGCCCGGTGGGGCCCCTGAACAGCGGCGGAGCCTCGGGGCCGCCTTCCGCCCCCGATCCGGCGTCACCCACGACGACCCGGGCCGACATCATCACCCGTGCCCAGAATTGGGTGACGGCGAAGGTTCCCTACGACATGACGGCGTACTGGTCGGACGGCTACCGGCAGGACTGCTCCGGCTTCGTGTCGATGGCGTGGGACCTCGGCACCAACGAGTGGACCGGCAGCCTCGCCGGCTTCGGTACGAAGATCGACCGGGCCGACCTGGAGCCCGGCGACATCCTCCTCTTCCACAATCTGGCCGACCCCGCGGTGGGGTCGCACGTCACGGTGTTCGGTGGCTGGACCGACCACACGCACACCCACTACCTCGCGTACGAGCAGACCCGCCCGAGCGCGCGGAAGGCGACGACGCCGATGGCGTACTGGAGCAACTCCTCGAAGTACGTGGCCTACCGCCACAAGGGCATCGTCAGCGGCGCGGCCACCGCGTTCCCCGGGGCCGCGAAGTTCGGCCCCGGTACGGACAACGCGCACGTGACCCGGCTCGGGCAGCTCCTCGTCGCGCAGGGCGGCAAGCGCTTCTACAGCACGGGCGCCGGCCCGCGCTGGAGCGACGCGGACAGACGGGCGACGCAGGCGTTCCAGCTGGCGCAGGGGTGGAAGGGCAAGGACGCGGACGGCATCCCCGGCCCGGCCACGTGGAGCCTGCTGGTCAAGGGCACCGGGCACAGGATCCCCGCCGCCGCGTCCGGCGACCCCCAGGGCGGGGCCGTGGCCTACCCGGGGAGGAGCTTCTTCAGGCCGGGGCAGGCCGGCGGCCACGTCGAACGGCTCGGCGCCCAGCTGGTGAAGAAGGGGTACGGCGCGCACTACGCGACGGGCCCCGGCCCGCGCTGGACGGAGGCGGACCGCCGCAACGTCGAGGCGTTCCAGCGCGCCCAGGGATGGAGTGGGAGCGCGGCCGACGGATACCCGGGGCCGGAGACATGGCGACGGCTCTTCGCGTGA
- a CDS encoding glycosyltransferase family 2 protein, which translates to MTSTPSGDRQHNADPSQTVQLRLPPQLRSGRARRQPKKALPRYDYEHYSRLAGPLTQPDPGRPYRVRYRSLLSQETHRIRAALLLCAAPLVSLGLFAWLMQPEHWTERDPNLQNDTLLILDIVMLVSIGLIELFRTMNVLSNAHATLVARDPVPVIPESGTRVAFLTSFVPGKEPLEMVTKTLEAAVRIRHRGLMHVWLLDEGDDPAVKEVCARLGVHHFSRKGVAHWNQAKGPHRAKTKHGNYNAWLDAHGDAYDFFASVDTDHVPLPNYLERMLGYFRDPDIGFVIGPQVYGNYDTFVTKAAESQQFLFHALIQRAGNRYGSPMFVGTSNAVRISALKQIGGLYDSITEDMATGFEIHRHRNPLTGRKWRSVYTPDVLAVGEGPTAWTDFFTQQLRWSRGTYETILKQYWKGWFSLPAGKLFNYTMMIIFYPMSAMNWILAALSCALFLGMGASGVQIDPVIWMMLYGNASALQIGLYVWNRRHNVSPHEPEGSGGLAGMVMSALSAPIYARSLMDAVLRRKSSFVVTPKGDSSSPDTLFGTFRIHLFFILVFGGSIAASFVLGHSHPAMLIWASLALLITAAPIFGWRYTVRAERKKRRGGHRGGPPAPAPAPEPAPAAEPSWASNEDTMQIALGGRNR; encoded by the coding sequence ATGACGTCGACGCCGTCAGGCGACCGGCAGCACAACGCCGACCCTTCCCAGACGGTCCAGCTGCGGCTGCCTCCGCAACTGCGAAGCGGAAGGGCGAGAAGGCAGCCGAAGAAGGCACTTCCGCGCTACGACTACGAGCACTACAGCCGGCTCGCCGGGCCTCTGACCCAGCCCGACCCCGGCCGCCCGTACCGTGTGCGCTACCGCTCGCTCCTCTCCCAGGAGACCCACCGGATACGCGCGGCGCTGCTGCTCTGCGCGGCGCCACTCGTCTCCCTGGGCCTCTTCGCATGGCTCATGCAGCCCGAGCACTGGACGGAGCGCGACCCGAACCTCCAGAACGACACCCTGCTGATCCTCGACATCGTGATGCTGGTGTCGATCGGCCTCATCGAGCTCTTCCGCACGATGAACGTCCTGTCGAACGCACACGCCACACTCGTGGCCCGCGACCCGGTCCCCGTCATACCCGAGAGCGGCACGCGGGTCGCCTTCCTCACCTCCTTCGTCCCGGGCAAGGAGCCCCTGGAGATGGTGACGAAGACGCTGGAGGCCGCCGTGCGGATCCGGCACCGCGGGCTGATGCACGTCTGGCTGCTCGACGAGGGCGACGACCCCGCGGTGAAGGAGGTCTGCGCCCGGCTCGGCGTCCACCACTTCTCCCGCAAGGGCGTCGCCCACTGGAACCAGGCCAAGGGCCCGCACCGGGCGAAGACGAAGCACGGCAACTACAACGCATGGCTGGACGCGCACGGTGACGCGTACGACTTCTTCGCCTCGGTCGACACCGACCACGTGCCGCTCCCCAACTACCTGGAGCGGATGCTCGGCTACTTCCGCGACCCGGACATCGGCTTCGTCATCGGACCGCAGGTCTACGGCAACTACGACACCTTCGTCACTAAGGCCGCCGAATCCCAGCAGTTCCTCTTCCACGCGTTGATCCAGCGCGCGGGCAACCGCTACGGCTCGCCGATGTTCGTCGGCACGAGCAACGCCGTACGGATCTCGGCCCTCAAGCAGATCGGCGGCCTCTACGACTCGATCACCGAGGACATGGCCACCGGCTTCGAGATCCACCGCCACCGCAACCCGCTCACCGGCAGGAAGTGGCGTTCGGTCTACACCCCCGACGTCCTGGCCGTCGGCGAGGGGCCGACCGCGTGGACCGACTTCTTCACCCAGCAGCTGCGCTGGTCCCGGGGCACGTACGAGACGATCCTCAAGCAGTACTGGAAGGGCTGGTTCTCGCTCCCCGCGGGCAAGCTGTTCAACTACACGATGATGATCATCTTCTATCCGATGTCGGCCATGAACTGGATCCTCGCGGCCCTGAGCTGCGCCCTGTTCCTCGGCATGGGCGCCTCCGGCGTCCAGATCGACCCGGTGATCTGGATGATGCTGTACGGCAACGCCTCGGCACTCCAGATCGGCCTCTACGTCTGGAACCGCCGCCACAACGTCTCACCGCACGAGCCCGAGGGGTCCGGCGGCCTCGCCGGCATGGTGATGTCCGCGCTCTCCGCGCCCATCTACGCCCGCTCCCTGATGGACGCGGTGCTGCGCCGCAAGAGCTCGTTCGTGGTGACGCCCAAGGGCGACTCGTCCAGCCCTGACACCCTCTTCGGCACCTTCCGCATCCACCTCTTCTTCATCCTGGTGTTCGGCGGTTCGATCGCCGCCTCCTTCGTCCTCGGACACAGCCACCCGGCGATGCTCATCTGGGCCTCCCTGGCGCTGCTGATCACCGCCGCGCCGATCTTCGGCTGGCGGTACACGGTCCGTGCCGAGCGGAAGAAGCGCCGCGGCGGTCACCGCGGCGGACCACCCGCGCCTGCGCCGGCACCCGAGCCGGCACCCGCGGCGGAGCCCTCCTGGGCGAGCAACGAAGACACCATGCAGATCGCCCTTGGGGGACGTAACCGATGA
- a CDS encoding kelch motif-containing protein, translated as MKYRPSRRTRRLAIGTAVVMALAGANGPWLYRFGTERYHTYAINQQDYMAENGRWDFLDVPAEFRINTIHAALLHTGKVLLVAGSGNDQKNFDAKSFRSVLWDPEEDTYKNIPTPKDMFCAGHTQLPDGKLLIAGGTKRYEKLEGDVTKAGGLMIVHNEDPDKPVTVPAGTRFTGKDNGKTFVSKDPVLVEKATKVFDEETGAFLRNEPGLGRIYVEAQKSGTKYETGTEDNYRISGLTGSDTRNVYGIAQKLALDKKDFQGIRDAYEFDPVAEKYISVDPMNEARWYPTLTTLEDGKVLSLSGLDEIGQIVPGKDEIYDPETKKWEYTGIVRKFPTYPAVFLMNNGKLFYSGSNAGYGPADVGRDPGVWDLESNTFEKIPGLSDPDKMETSATVRLAPAQDEKYMVIGGGGVGESEKSSEKSRLVDLTEKEPRFTDGAGLSEGTRYPSASLLPDDSLLVTGGSSDYRGRGGSDVLQARLYDAKSDTYQRVADPVVGRNYHSGSVLLPDGRVMIFGSDSLYSDQANTRPGTFEQRIEIYTPPYLYRDGRPELTAGPKSISRGGSGLFTTRHASSITSAKLMRPSAVTHVTDTDQRSIALDFERSADGITVTVPKNRALVPSGWYMLFVTDADGTPSEGMWVEIP; from the coding sequence ATGAAGTACCGTCCGAGCCGCCGTACCCGCCGCCTGGCGATCGGTACGGCGGTGGTCATGGCGCTCGCCGGAGCCAACGGGCCCTGGCTGTACCGCTTCGGCACCGAGCGCTACCACACGTACGCCATCAACCAGCAGGACTACATGGCGGAGAACGGCCGCTGGGACTTCCTCGACGTCCCCGCCGAGTTCAGGATCAACACGATCCACGCCGCCCTGCTGCACACCGGCAAGGTGCTGCTCGTCGCGGGCTCCGGCAACGACCAGAAGAACTTCGACGCGAAGAGCTTCCGCTCGGTGCTGTGGGACCCGGAGGAGGACACCTACAAGAACATCCCCACCCCCAAGGACATGTTCTGCGCCGGGCACACCCAACTGCCCGACGGAAAGCTCCTGATAGCCGGCGGCACGAAGCGGTACGAGAAGCTCGAAGGTGACGTCACCAAGGCCGGCGGCCTGATGATCGTGCACAACGAGGACCCGGACAAGCCGGTCACCGTGCCCGCGGGCACCCGCTTCACCGGCAAGGACAACGGCAAGACGTTCGTCTCCAAGGACCCGGTGCTGGTGGAGAAGGCCACCAAGGTCTTCGACGAGGAGACCGGCGCGTTCCTGCGGAACGAGCCGGGCCTCGGCCGGATCTACGTCGAGGCGCAGAAGTCGGGGACGAAGTACGAGACGGGCACCGAGGACAACTACCGGATCTCGGGGCTCACGGGCTCCGACACCCGCAACGTCTACGGGATAGCGCAGAAGCTCGCCCTCGACAAGAAGGACTTCCAGGGCATCAGGGACGCCTACGAATTCGACCCGGTGGCCGAGAAGTACATCAGCGTCGACCCGATGAACGAGGCCCGCTGGTATCCGACGCTGACCACCCTGGAGGACGGCAAGGTCCTCTCCCTGTCCGGCCTGGACGAGATCGGCCAGATCGTTCCCGGCAAGGACGAGATCTACGACCCGGAGACCAAGAAGTGGGAGTACACCGGCATCGTCCGGAAGTTCCCCACCTATCCGGCCGTCTTCCTCATGAACAACGGCAAGCTCTTCTACTCCGGCTCCAACGCCGGTTACGGGCCGGCCGACGTGGGCCGCGACCCGGGCGTCTGGGACCTGGAGTCCAACACCTTCGAGAAGATCCCCGGGCTCAGCGACCCGGACAAGATGGAGACCTCGGCGACCGTGCGGCTGGCCCCCGCCCAGGACGAGAAGTACATGGTGATCGGCGGGGGCGGGGTAGGTGAGTCGGAGAAGTCCAGCGAGAAGTCCCGGCTGGTCGACCTGACCGAGAAGGAGCCGCGCTTCACGGACGGCGCCGGGCTCTCCGAGGGGACCCGCTATCCGAGTGCCTCCCTCCTCCCGGACGACTCCCTGCTGGTCACCGGCGGCTCCAGCGACTACCGGGGGCGCGGTGGCTCGGACGTCCTGCAGGCCAGGCTGTACGACGCGAAGTCGGACACCTATCAGCGGGTCGCCGACCCGGTGGTGGGCCGCAACTACCACTCGGGATCCGTGCTCCTCCCGGACGGCCGGGTCATGATCTTCGGCTCCGACTCCCTGTACTCGGACCAGGCGAACACGCGGCCCGGAACGTTCGAGCAGCGCATCGAGATCTACACGCCGCCGTATCTGTACCGCGACGGGCGTCCGGAGCTGACCGCCGGCCCCAAGAGCATCTCCCGGGGCGGCTCGGGACTGTTCACGACCCGGCACGCCTCGTCGATCACCTCGGCGAAGCTGATGCGCCCGAGCGCGGTCACTCACGTCACGGACACGGACCAGCGGTCGATCGCCCTGGACTTCGAGAGGTCCGCCGACGGCATCACCGTGACGGTGCCGAAGAACAGGGCCCTGGTCCCGTCCGGCTGGTACATGCTCTTCGTCACCGACGCCGACGGCACACCGTCGGAGGGCATGTGGGTGGAGATCCCCTAG
- a CDS encoding ABC transporter permease, translated as MSSLPLAVRDSSTMLRRNLLHARRYPSLTLNLLLTPVMLLLLFVYIFGDTMSAGIGSGDGGRAAYIAYIVPGILLMTIGSTVVGTAVSVSTDMSEGIIARFRTMAIHRGSVIIGHVIGSVLQSVMSVVLVGAVGVAIGFRSTDATALEWLAAFGLLVLFATALTWIAVGMGLISPNAEAASNNAMPLILLPLLSSAFIPVDTMPGWFQPIAEYQPFTPAIETLRGLLLGTEIGHNGWLAVAWCLGLTVLGYLWSTSKFGQDPK; from the coding sequence ATGAGCTCCCTGCCCCTCGCCGTACGCGACTCGTCCACGATGCTGCGCCGCAACCTCCTGCACGCCCGGCGCTACCCATCGCTCACCCTGAACCTGCTGCTCACCCCGGTCATGCTCCTGCTGCTCTTCGTCTACATCTTCGGCGACACCATGAGCGCAGGCATCGGCAGCGGCGACGGTGGCCGTGCCGCGTACATCGCCTACATCGTCCCCGGCATCCTGCTGATGACCATCGGCTCCACCGTGGTCGGCACCGCCGTCTCGGTCTCCACCGACATGTCCGAGGGCATCATCGCCCGCTTCCGCACCATGGCCATCCACCGAGGCTCGGTGATCATCGGACATGTCATCGGCAGTGTGCTCCAGTCGGTCATGAGCGTGGTCCTCGTGGGCGCCGTCGGCGTGGCCATCGGCTTCCGCTCCACCGACGCCACGGCCCTGGAGTGGCTGGCGGCGTTCGGGCTCCTCGTGCTCTTCGCCACGGCACTGACCTGGATCGCGGTCGGCATGGGCCTGATCAGCCCCAACGCCGAGGCCGCCAGCAACAACGCGATGCCGCTGATCCTGCTGCCGCTCCTGTCCAGCGCCTTCATCCCGGTGGACACCATGCCGGGCTGGTTCCAGCCGATCGCCGAGTACCAGCCCTTCACCCCCGCCATCGAGACCCTCCGAGGACTCCTTCTCGGCACCGAGATCGGCCACAACGGATGGCTCGCCGTCGCCTGGTGCCTGGGACTCACCGTCCTCGGCTACCTCTGGTCGACCTCGAAGTTCGGCCAGGACCCGAAGTGA
- a CDS encoding ATP-binding cassette domain-containing protein: MPSSVMPTPRIANGQEQAAAVSALGLRKSYGDKVVLDGIDLHIPAGSVFSLLGPNGAGKTTAVKILSTLISADGGQAQVAGCDIATDPQAVRAAIGVTGQFSAVDGLITGEENMLLMADLHHLSKAEGRRVTAELLERFDLVEAARKPASTYSGGMKRRLDIAMTLVGSPRIIFLDEPTTGLDPRSRHNMWTIIRGLVSDGVTVFLTTQYLEEADQLADRIAVLNDGRIAAEGTAEELKRLVPGGHIRLRFSDPAAYRSAASAMGEVTRDDEALALQIPSDGSQRELRSILDWLDSAGIEADEFTVHTPDLDDVFFALTGPVGVPTQATQTTQPKENAR; the protein is encoded by the coding sequence ATGCCTTCATCTGTCATGCCCACGCCCAGAATTGCGAACGGGCAGGAGCAGGCCGCCGCCGTCTCCGCCCTCGGGCTGCGTAAGTCGTACGGCGACAAGGTCGTGCTCGACGGCATCGATCTGCACATCCCCGCCGGGTCCGTGTTCTCCCTGCTCGGCCCGAACGGGGCCGGCAAGACCACCGCCGTCAAGATCCTCTCCACGCTCATCTCCGCCGACGGCGGGCAGGCGCAGGTCGCCGGGTGCGACATCGCCACCGACCCGCAGGCGGTGCGTGCCGCGATCGGTGTCACCGGGCAGTTCTCCGCCGTGGACGGGCTGATCACCGGCGAGGAGAACATGCTCCTCATGGCCGACCTGCACCACCTGTCCAAGGCCGAGGGGCGGCGGGTCACCGCCGAACTCCTGGAGCGCTTCGACCTGGTGGAGGCGGCGAGGAAGCCGGCCTCCACCTACTCCGGCGGCATGAAGCGCCGCCTCGACATCGCCATGACACTGGTCGGCAGCCCGCGCATCATCTTCCTCGACGAGCCGACCACCGGCCTCGACCCCCGCTCCCGCCACAACATGTGGACGATCATCCGCGGCCTGGTCTCCGACGGCGTCACCGTCTTCCTCACCACCCAGTACCTGGAGGAGGCCGACCAGCTCGCCGACCGCATCGCGGTCCTCAACGACGGCAGGATCGCCGCCGAAGGCACCGCCGAGGAGCTCAAGCGGCTGGTCCCCGGCGGACACATCCGGCTCCGCTTCTCCGACCCGGCCGCCTACCGGTCCGCAGCCTCCGCGATGGGCGAAGTCACCAGGGACGACGAAGCCCTCGCACTCCAGATCCCCAGCGACGGCAGCCAGCGCGAACTGCGCTCCATCCTCGACTGGCTCGACTCCGCAGGCATCGAGGCCGACGAATTCACCGTCCACACCCCCGACCTCGACGACGTCTTCTTCGCCCTGACCGGCCCCGTCGGCGTCCCCACCCAGGCCACCCAGACCACCCAGCCCAAGGAGAACGCCCGATGA
- a CDS encoding VOC family protein: MNIIASSVSLTVGDPAASSRFFTSHLGFREVLVAEGVIHLSRDDAATDLVVLEKDPAARQPDAQADVVVCFSVTDLAAEYERLRREGARITVPLRQEPWGEWVLRLADPNGVVIQIVEWVPPAGA; the protein is encoded by the coding sequence ATGAACATCATCGCGTCGTCGGTGTCGTTGACCGTCGGCGATCCGGCGGCTTCGAGCCGGTTCTTCACCAGCCATCTGGGATTCCGGGAGGTGCTGGTGGCCGAGGGTGTCATCCACCTTTCGCGCGACGACGCGGCCACCGACCTCGTCGTACTGGAGAAGGATCCCGCGGCGCGGCAGCCGGACGCCCAGGCCGACGTGGTGGTCTGCTTCTCGGTCACCGACCTCGCCGCCGAGTACGAACGGCTGCGGCGGGAGGGTGCGCGGATCACGGTGCCGTTGCGCCAAGAGCCCTGGGGCGAGTGGGTGCTGCGGCTCGCGGACCCCAACGGTGTGGTGATCCAGATCGTGGAGTGGGTGCCGCCCGCCGGCGCCTGA
- a CDS encoding LysR family transcriptional regulator: MELREIEIFLALAEELHFGRTADRLHVTPARVSQAIKKQERAIGAELFKRTSRHVQLTPIGAQLRDGLATGYQQIQEALAAAATAGQGITGELRVGYSAAWCGNLVVAAADTFRARHPHCVVHIQDSQLNDPVGPLRDGSSDLQLIELPIDEPDIVNGPVLFTEPRALAVPAGHPFAERETVSVEDLAEAPMVAITGQPQYFLDIHYPSRTPKGRLIPRGPSTSAWQEVLALVGAGKGVSPTSARAAHYYSRPDIVYVPFRDAQPVEYGLLWPVTGNTPKVRAFVETLLETATA, from the coding sequence GTGGAGCTGCGGGAGATAGAGATCTTCCTGGCCCTGGCGGAGGAGCTGCATTTCGGCCGCACGGCGGACCGCCTGCACGTCACCCCGGCCCGCGTCAGCCAGGCCATCAAGAAGCAGGAACGCGCCATCGGCGCCGAACTGTTCAAGCGGACAAGCCGTCACGTCCAGCTGACGCCCATCGGCGCCCAGCTGCGCGACGGCCTGGCCACCGGCTACCAGCAGATCCAGGAGGCGCTGGCCGCCGCGGCGACCGCCGGCCAGGGCATCACCGGGGAACTCCGCGTCGGCTACTCCGCCGCATGGTGCGGGAACCTCGTCGTGGCGGCCGCCGACACCTTCCGCGCCCGTCACCCGCACTGTGTGGTCCATATCCAGGATTCACAGCTGAACGATCCCGTCGGGCCGTTGCGCGACGGCAGCAGCGACCTCCAGCTGATCGAGCTGCCGATCGACGAGCCGGACATCGTCAACGGCCCGGTGCTCTTCACCGAGCCCCGCGCACTCGCCGTCCCCGCCGGGCACCCCTTCGCCGAGCGCGAGACGGTCTCCGTCGAGGACCTCGCGGAAGCGCCGATGGTGGCCATCACAGGGCAGCCCCAGTACTTCCTCGACATCCACTACCCCAGCCGCACACCGAAGGGCCGGCTCATCCCTCGCGGCCCCTCGACCTCCGCCTGGCAGGAAGTACTCGCCCTCGTCGGCGCGGGCAAGGGGGTCTCCCCCACCTCCGCACGCGCGGCGCACTACTACTCCCGCCCGGACATCGTCTACGTCCCCTTCCGCGACGCTCAGCCCGTGGAGTACGGCCTCCTGTGGCCGGTCACCGGCAACACCCCCAAGGTGCGCGCCTTCGTCGAGACCCTTCTCGAAACAGCCACGGCCTGA